Proteins co-encoded in one Vibrio aquimaris genomic window:
- a CDS encoding sporulation protein, whose product MFGQLKASLGIGAAKVDTVLDSMSYMQGDTLNGTVHIQGGDVDQQVDAINLKLCTEVKVEGEEGTSYQNFTLGTLQAVQPFTIHAGENKQVPFQFKLDPETPITSLNTVNNQCHVWLETSLDIDFAIDPKDRDFFEINPLPVVANLISSIENSGFAMVKADVEKGYLNGGNFSSKSGCYQEIEFRNSGMINKKEIELSFILEMNTVHCLAEVDRSLSFRGDQYISFSLDRNASHSDILSAVNQILSV is encoded by the coding sequence GTCATATATGCAAGGCGATACTCTAAACGGGACAGTGCACATCCAAGGTGGGGACGTTGATCAACAGGTTGATGCAATTAATTTAAAACTTTGCACAGAAGTCAAAGTAGAAGGTGAAGAAGGCACGAGCTACCAGAACTTTACCTTAGGAACTTTACAGGCTGTACAGCCATTTACGATTCATGCTGGTGAAAATAAGCAAGTGCCCTTTCAGTTCAAGCTTGATCCTGAAACACCTATCACATCTCTGAATACAGTAAACAATCAATGCCATGTGTGGCTTGAAACCAGTCTTGATATTGACTTTGCTATTGACCCTAAAGATAGAGATTTTTTTGAAATCAACCCCTTACCTGTGGTTGCTAATCTCATTTCTTCAATTGAGAACTCGGGTTTTGCCATGGTTAAAGCTGATGTTGAAAAAGGATATTTAAATGGCGGTAACTTTTCATCAAAATCGGGCTGTTATCAAGAGATTGAATTTAGAAATAGTGGCATGATTAACAAAAAAGAAATAGAACTGTCCTTTATATTGGAGATGAACACTGTTCACTGTTTAGCCGAGGTTGATCGTTCTTTAAGTTTTCGTGGTGACCAGTATATTTCTTTTTCGCTAGATCGAAATGCAAGTCACTCAGACATACTTTCAGCAGTGAATCAAATTCTGTCAGTTTAA
- a CDS encoding DUF3187 family protein, with protein MNGIKAFCFFLLAVLAYYGHASNIDYGPVQSYTQSPFHTNSLSPQIRSGFSMDKSQVELFGTGTISSIWAVTPEYKLDYYQNQIAIGGKWQPHQEWQFEMNYRWNYAGNNHLDRLTISFHDWFNIDQNGREDVNNDQFIIDIPEYGIELEDFRGESLSHALTSYVQYQITAKEHHGLSVGISLYYNNTHHGIFSSSEFEQAIQFNYGYRRNKHSLDAIFAFTYRDTPTVFKEMPYRPSTWTVGTSYRYKIFENHHLIGQLAIHEGVSSGNDEFSKPSTEFTFGYRYQMESSSIEFTAIENMFNADNSTDIAFGIGYRYRFGSRGDNLSEHP; from the coding sequence ATGAATGGCATAAAGGCGTTTTGCTTTTTTCTTCTTGCAGTACTGGCATATTATGGGCACGCGTCAAACATTGATTACGGTCCAGTACAAAGTTACACCCAGTCTCCATTTCATACCAACAGCCTCTCTCCGCAGATTCGGTCAGGCTTTTCGATGGACAAAAGCCAAGTGGAGTTGTTCGGAACAGGAACCATCTCAAGTATCTGGGCAGTAACACCAGAGTACAAGCTCGATTATTACCAAAATCAAATAGCGATTGGTGGAAAGTGGCAACCTCACCAAGAGTGGCAGTTTGAAATGAATTACCGATGGAACTACGCCGGAAATAACCATCTGGATCGCCTTACCATCTCGTTTCATGATTGGTTTAACATTGACCAAAATGGCCGTGAAGATGTCAACAATGATCAGTTCATTATCGATATACCAGAGTATGGGATTGAACTTGAAGACTTTCGCGGCGAGAGCTTAAGTCACGCTTTGACAAGTTATGTACAATATCAAATTACAGCCAAAGAGCATCATGGCTTGTCTGTGGGGATATCGCTGTATTACAACAATACTCATCACGGTATTTTTTCCTCTTCAGAATTTGAGCAAGCCATCCAGTTTAACTATGGATATCGCCGGAACAAACACTCTCTGGATGCCATATTTGCATTTACATACCGAGATACACCAACCGTGTTCAAAGAAATGCCCTATCGACCAAGCACGTGGACGGTTGGCACCAGCTATCGATATAAGATATTCGAAAATCACCACTTGATTGGACAACTTGCAATACATGAAGGCGTGTCAAGTGGCAACGATGAATTTTCCAAACCCTCAACTGAGTTTACTTTTGGCTATCGTTACCAAATGGAGAGCTCCTCGATAGAGTTTACGGCGATTGAAAACATGTTCAATGCGGACAACAGTACCGATATCGCATTCGGTATTGGATATCGCTACCGTTTTGGTTCCCGAGGCGACAACTTATCAGAGCACCCTTAA